A part of Flavobacteriaceae bacterium GSB9 genomic DNA contains:
- a CDS encoding DNA translocase FtsK, with protein sequence MAKRKSKSNKSSKKRFSLPKFKLNNQQKLVWGSFLAILGLLLFISFVSFLFTGKADQSTLSEFASRDVVTQNWLSKSGAWLSDFFIQRGFGLSSFIFSVLIFLSGVFVLMNLSKSKLRKHWFWGIVIIIWISILLGFFGDKNDILGGTIGFELNSFLQDYIGKTGTALLLLFGLITYLAVRFKVTFDSFTKVFKSAKKDIKNELSEMKEDVIVPLDNNLSEEAEAIKSAFEIPLEDKKAPSEPPKKEEQSAPLEVNVSKNDDNEKELEIKVEEVKEETSETDNLANKLVEDFGQFDPTLELAKYQFPTLNLLKKYDTEGIKINQEELEENKNRIVETLSNYKIGISSIKATIGPTVTLYEIVPEAGIRISKIKNLEDDIALSLSALGIRIIAPIPGKGTIGIEVPNKNSTIVSMRSVIASKKFQNSEMHLPVALGKTISNETFVVDLAKMPHLLMAGATGQGKSVGLNAVLTSLLYKKHPAEVKFILVDPKKVELTLFNKIERHYLAKLPDSEDAIITDNTKVINTLNSLCIEMDNRYELLKNAMCRNIVEYNAKFKARKLNPNDGHQFLPYIVLVVDEFADLIMTAGKEVETPIARLAQLARAIGIHLIIATQRPSVNVITGIIKANFPARIAFRVTSKIDSRTILDGSGADQLIGRGDMLYTQGNDLIRVQCAFVDTPEVERITDFIGSQKAYPDAYLLPEYVGEESGTGLDVDISDRDALFKDAAIVIVTAQQGSASLLQRKLKLGYNRAGRLIDQLEAAGIVGPFEGSKARQVLVPDITALEKLLENE encoded by the coding sequence ATGGCCAAAAGGAAATCCAAATCTAATAAATCATCAAAAAAGCGGTTTAGCCTACCTAAATTCAAACTAAACAACCAACAAAAATTAGTTTGGGGAAGTTTCTTGGCAATTTTAGGCTTGCTACTATTTATTTCTTTTGTCTCCTTTTTATTTACAGGGAAAGCCGATCAAAGCACACTTAGTGAATTTGCATCGCGCGACGTAGTAACGCAAAATTGGCTAAGTAAATCTGGAGCATGGCTTAGCGATTTTTTTATTCAGCGTGGGTTTGGGCTATCGTCATTTATTTTCTCTGTATTGATATTCCTTTCCGGTGTATTTGTCCTCATGAACCTTAGTAAATCAAAACTTAGAAAACACTGGTTTTGGGGTATCGTTATTATAATATGGATCTCCATTTTATTAGGTTTTTTTGGTGACAAAAATGATATTTTAGGTGGCACTATCGGTTTTGAACTCAACAGTTTCCTTCAGGATTATATTGGAAAAACAGGCACTGCCCTATTGTTGTTGTTTGGATTGATTACCTATTTGGCCGTTCGGTTTAAAGTGACTTTTGATAGCTTTACCAAGGTTTTTAAATCGGCTAAAAAAGACATTAAAAATGAACTTTCGGAAATGAAGGAAGACGTTATTGTTCCACTAGACAATAATCTCTCTGAAGAAGCAGAAGCCATTAAATCGGCTTTTGAAATTCCGTTAGAAGACAAAAAAGCCCCTTCAGAGCCACCAAAAAAAGAAGAGCAATCTGCTCCTTTAGAGGTAAACGTTAGTAAAAATGACGACAATGAAAAGGAACTCGAAATAAAAGTTGAAGAAGTTAAAGAAGAAACCTCCGAAACCGATAATTTGGCCAATAAACTAGTTGAGGATTTCGGACAGTTCGATCCTACCTTAGAATTGGCTAAATACCAATTTCCAACCCTCAATCTGCTAAAGAAATATGATACCGAGGGCATAAAAATCAATCAAGAAGAACTAGAGGAAAACAAAAACCGTATTGTTGAAACCCTTAGCAACTATAAAATAGGAATTTCCAGTATTAAAGCGACCATTGGCCCAACAGTAACACTTTACGAAATTGTTCCGGAAGCTGGTATTCGTATTTCAAAAATTAAAAACCTAGAAGATGATATTGCGCTGTCGCTTTCAGCATTAGGCATTCGGATTATCGCCCCTATTCCAGGAAAAGGTACAATTGGAATTGAGGTACCAAACAAAAATTCTACTATCGTTTCCATGCGCTCGGTAATTGCATCGAAAAAATTCCAAAATTCTGAAATGCACCTTCCTGTTGCCTTAGGAAAAACCATTAGCAATGAAACTTTTGTAGTCGATTTGGCCAAAATGCCTCACTTGCTCATGGCCGGTGCTACAGGCCAAGGTAAATCGGTTGGGTTGAATGCTGTTTTAACATCATTACTTTACAAAAAGCATCCTGCCGAAGTCAAATTTATTCTAGTCGACCCTAAAAAAGTTGAGCTGACACTTTTCAATAAAATTGAACGTCACTATTTAGCTAAACTCCCCGATAGCGAAGATGCCATTATTACCGATAACACAAAGGTTATCAATACTCTAAATTCCCTGTGTATTGAAATGGACAACCGCTATGAACTGCTGAAAAATGCCATGTGCCGTAATATCGTTGAGTATAATGCCAAGTTTAAAGCGAGAAAGCTTAATCCTAACGACGGACATCAATTTTTGCCGTACATTGTTTTGGTAGTCGATGAGTTTGCCGATTTAATCATGACAGCAGGTAAAGAAGTAGAAACACCAATAGCGCGTTTGGCACAATTGGCTCGGGCTATTGGTATTCATTTAATTATTGCTACCCAGCGTCCGTCGGTTAACGTTATTACGGGTATTATTAAAGCCAATTTCCCGGCACGTATAGCTTTTAGGGTGACCTCAAAAATAGATTCACGTACCATATTAGACGGCTCTGGCGCCGACCAACTTATTGGTCGTGGTGACATGCTTTACACGCAGGGCAACGATTTAATTCGTGTGCAGTGTGCTTTTGTTGACACGCCAGAAGTAGAACGTATTACAGACTTTATAGGCTCGCAAAAAGCGTATCCTGATGCTTACTTGCTTCCTGAGTATGTTGGTGAAGAAAGTGGCACAGGTCTTGATGTAGATATATCGGACAGGGATGCGCTGTTTAAAGACGCCGCAATAGTTATAGTAACGGCTCAACAAGGTTCTGCTTCATTATTACAGCGAAAATTAAAATTGGGGTATAACAGGGCTGGAAGATTGATTGATCAATTAGAGGCCGCTGGTATTGTAGGCCCTTTTGAAGGAAGTAAAGCCAGACAAGTTTTGGTTCCCGATATTACCGCCCTTGAAAAACTTTTAGAAAACGAATAA
- a CDS encoding diacylglycerol kinase family protein, producing MQKKDPFLINRIKSVGYALKGAVLLIKTEPSIKIQFFIGLIVTAAGFYYNISTTEWTIQILAIALVMSVEGANTAIEEIANFIHPEYHIKIGKIKDIAAGAVFIASVFAVIVGLIIYIPKIF from the coding sequence GTGCAAAAAAAAGACCCTTTCTTAATTAACCGGATAAAAAGCGTTGGCTACGCCCTTAAAGGCGCAGTGCTGTTGATAAAGACCGAGCCAAGCATAAAAATTCAATTTTTTATTGGGCTTATCGTTACGGCTGCCGGTTTTTACTATAATATTTCAACGACTGAATGGACGATACAAATATTGGCCATTGCTTTGGTAATGAGTGTTGAAGGCGCCAACACCGCTATTGAAGAAATAGCCAATTTTATACACCCAGAGTATCATATTAAAATAGGAAAAATAAAAGACATTGCGGCCGGGGCAGTTTTTATTGCCTCTGTTTTTGCTGTTATTGTTGGCCTCATCATTTATATTCCTAAGATTTTTTAA
- the katG gene encoding catalase/peroxidase HPI, whose translation MENKANGSSMGKCPFHHGGNTENKKSVTDWWPNGLNLDILHQHDVKTNPLGTDFNYHEELKKLDVEALKNDLKNLMTDSQEWWPADWGHYGGLMIRMAWHAAGTYRTSDGRGGGGTGNQRFAPLNSWPDNVSLDKARRLLWPIKKKYGNKISWADLIILAGTMAYESMGLKSYGFAFGREDIWHPEKDIYWGAEKEWLAPSDERYENVDSPETMENPLAAVQMGLIYVNPEGVNGQPDPLKTGAQVRETFKRMAMNDEETVALTAGGHTVGKMHGNGDASILGPNPEAAQVEEQGFGWANPTRTGKGRDAVTSGIEGAWTTNPTKWDNGYFEMLFNHEWESRKSPAGAWQWEPVSIKDEDKPVDVEDFSIRHNPAMTDADMAMKMDPVYKEISLKFKDDFDAFSDAFARAWFKLTHRDMGPKDRWFGPDVPKEDLIWQDPIPKGKKGYDVDVVKSKITNSGLSISEMVSTAWDSARTFRESDYRGGANGARIRLAPQKDWQGNEPERLSKVLSVLEPIASEFGISIADTIVLAGNVGLEKAIKNAGMHIAVPFAPGRGDATAEMTDVESFEPLEPLADGYRNWQKKEYLVSPEELLLDRTQLMGLTAPEMVVLVGGMRVMGTNYGCTKHGVFTETEGALTNDFFVNLTDMSYKWKPTDNGIYEIIDRKTGKVKWTATRADLVFGSNSILRAYAEVYAQDDNKEKFVNDFVAAWVKVMNADRFDI comes from the coding sequence ATGGAGAATAAAGCAAACGGTTCGTCTATGGGCAAATGCCCGTTCCACCATGGAGGAAATACTGAAAATAAAAAATCGGTCACAGACTGGTGGCCTAACGGATTGAATCTCGATATTTTACACCAACACGATGTTAAAACTAATCCGCTAGGTACAGATTTCAACTATCATGAGGAATTAAAAAAATTAGACGTTGAAGCCCTAAAAAACGACCTTAAAAATTTAATGACCGATAGCCAAGAATGGTGGCCTGCCGATTGGGGTCATTACGGCGGGTTGATGATTCGTATGGCATGGCACGCTGCAGGGACGTATAGAACTTCTGATGGTCGCGGTGGCGGCGGTACAGGTAACCAACGTTTTGCTCCACTTAATTCTTGGCCGGACAATGTGAGTTTAGATAAGGCCAGGCGTTTACTGTGGCCAATCAAGAAAAAATATGGAAATAAAATAAGCTGGGCCGATTTAATCATTTTGGCCGGAACTATGGCATACGAAAGTATGGGACTAAAAAGCTATGGTTTTGCTTTTGGTCGCGAAGATATATGGCACCCAGAAAAAGATATTTACTGGGGAGCAGAAAAAGAATGGCTTGCACCGAGTGATGAGCGCTATGAAAATGTTGATAGCCCAGAAACTATGGAAAATCCATTGGCAGCTGTACAAATGGGCTTAATTTACGTCAATCCTGAGGGTGTTAACGGTCAACCAGACCCATTAAAAACTGGCGCTCAAGTTCGAGAAACTTTCAAGCGCATGGCTATGAACGACGAAGAAACGGTTGCGTTAACGGCAGGTGGCCATACGGTTGGTAAAATGCACGGTAATGGCGATGCTAGTATTTTAGGGCCTAATCCAGAAGCCGCTCAAGTAGAGGAGCAAGGTTTTGGCTGGGCTAATCCCACGAGAACGGGTAAAGGTCGTGATGCTGTTACCAGTGGTATTGAAGGTGCTTGGACAACTAACCCAACAAAATGGGATAATGGTTATTTTGAAATGCTTTTTAACCACGAATGGGAATCTCGTAAAAGTCCGGCAGGAGCGTGGCAATGGGAGCCCGTAAGCATAAAAGACGAAGACAAGCCCGTAGATGTTGAGGATTTTTCAATTCGACATAACCCTGCTATGACCGATGCAGATATGGCTATGAAAATGGATCCGGTTTATAAAGAGATATCTTTGAAGTTTAAAGACGATTTTGATGCATTTTCAGATGCTTTTGCCCGCGCTTGGTTCAAGTTAACACACCGTGATATGGGACCTAAAGACCGTTGGTTTGGTCCTGATGTCCCGAAAGAGGATTTAATTTGGCAAGACCCTATTCCCAAAGGAAAGAAAGGTTATGATGTAGATGTCGTAAAATCGAAAATTACAAATTCAGGCTTGAGTATTTCAGAAATGGTATCTACCGCTTGGGATAGCGCTAGAACGTTTAGAGAATCAGATTATAGAGGCGGTGCCAATGGTGCCCGTATTCGTTTAGCGCCTCAAAAAGATTGGCAAGGCAATGAGCCCGAACGATTATCAAAAGTATTATCTGTTTTAGAGCCCATAGCTTCAGAGTTTGGAATTAGCATAGCAGATACCATTGTTTTGGCAGGGAATGTTGGGCTTGAAAAAGCCATTAAAAATGCCGGAATGCACATTGCGGTACCATTTGCGCCTGGTCGTGGTGACGCAACAGCAGAAATGACTGATGTAGAGTCTTTTGAACCCTTAGAACCTTTGGCAGATGGCTATAGAAACTGGCAGAAAAAAGAGTATTTAGTAAGTCCGGAAGAATTATTATTGGACCGCACACAACTTATGGGGTTAACGGCACCTGAAATGGTTGTATTGGTCGGTGGTATGCGTGTTATGGGTACAAATTATGGTTGTACTAAACACGGTGTTTTTACAGAAACCGAAGGCGCTTTAACCAACGACTTTTTTGTTAACCTTACCGACATGTCGTACAAATGGAAACCTACCGATAATGGTATTTATGAAATCATAGACCGAAAAACAGGAAAAGTTAAATGGACGGCCACACGGGCAGACCTTGTTTTTGGTTCGAATTCTATTTTAAGGGCTTACGCCGAAGTATATGCTCAAGATGACAACAAAGAAAAATTTGTAAACGACTTTGTTGCTGCTTGGGTTAAAGTGATGAATGCCGACCGCTTTGACATATAA
- a CDS encoding histidine kinase has product MSDSLFNKENIEKNSRLEYEYKYKQALDSTSIRELQLKKTVTAVNKSLAKTQRNYLWAIISVLLVSILLGSIIFYEKLINEKSKTQHAIMEQKLLRSQMTPHFIFNSLSVFQGMILNKEETKSIRYLSKFLKLLRITLENSREKMVFVIAGINSYKSVKEAVVVARACKPGLVF; this is encoded by the coding sequence TTGAGCGATAGCCTTTTTAATAAGGAGAATATCGAAAAAAATTCCCGGTTAGAATACGAGTATAAATACAAACAAGCATTGGATTCTACAAGCATTAGAGAATTGCAACTAAAGAAAACAGTTACCGCAGTCAATAAAAGCTTAGCAAAAACCCAACGTAATTATTTATGGGCCATTATAAGTGTCCTTTTGGTTTCAATCTTGTTAGGTTCAATTATTTTTTATGAAAAGCTAATAAACGAAAAATCCAAAACGCAGCACGCCATTATGGAACAGAAATTATTGCGCTCGCAAATGACCCCACATTTTATATTTAATTCCTTATCTGTTTTTCAGGGGATGATTTTAAATAAAGAAGAAACAAAGTCGATTCGTTATCTCTCTAAATTCTTAAAACTGTTGCGCATAACATTGGAAAACTCAAGAGAAAAAATGGTTTTTGTTATCGCAGGAATTAATAGCTATAAAAGTGTTAAAGAAGCCGTAGTAGTCGCTCGGGCATGTAAGCCAGGTTTAGTGTTTTAG
- the fumC gene encoding class II fumarate hydratase — protein sequence MSYRIEKDTMGEVKVPADKLWGAQTERSRNNFKIGPAASMPLEIVYGFAYLKKAAAYTNCELGVLPVDKRDLIASVCDEILEGKHDDQFPLVIWQTGSGTQSNMNVNEVIANRAHQLAGNVIGDGEKTIQPNDDVNKSQSSNDTFPTGMHIAAYKKIVETTIPGVKQLRNTLNKKSEAFKNVVKIGRTHLMDATPLTLGQELSGYVAQLNHGLKALENTLPHLSELALGGTAVGTGLNTPKGYSKRVAEYIAEFTGLPFVTAPNKFEALAAHDALVETHGALKQLAVSLNKIANDIRLMASGPRSGIGEIIIPANEPGSSIMPGKVNPTQCEALTMVCAQVMGNDVAVSVGGLQGHYELNVFKPVMAANVLQSAELIGNACVSFEENCAVGIEPNHEVITKLLNNSLMLVTALNTKIGYYKAAEIANTAHKNGTTLKEEAINLGYVTAEEYDEWVKPEDMVGSLK from the coding sequence ATGAGTTACAGAATAGAAAAAGACACCATGGGTGAGGTAAAAGTACCTGCTGATAAACTTTGGGGCGCACAAACAGAACGCTCTAGAAATAACTTTAAAATTGGCCCAGCGGCATCCATGCCATTAGAAATAGTTTATGGTTTTGCTTATTTAAAAAAAGCTGCAGCTTACACCAATTGCGAATTGGGTGTTTTACCTGTTGATAAGCGTGACTTAATCGCAAGTGTTTGTGATGAAATTTTAGAAGGCAAACACGACGACCAGTTTCCTTTGGTTATTTGGCAAACAGGTTCTGGCACACAAAGTAACATGAACGTTAATGAGGTTATTGCTAATAGAGCGCATCAGTTGGCCGGAAATGTTATTGGCGATGGTGAAAAAACAATACAGCCTAATGATGACGTTAACAAATCGCAATCATCAAACGACACCTTCCCTACTGGCATGCACATTGCCGCTTACAAGAAGATTGTTGAAACTACCATTCCAGGAGTTAAGCAATTGCGCAATACACTCAACAAAAAATCTGAAGCCTTCAAAAATGTGGTGAAAATTGGCAGAACCCATTTAATGGATGCTACGCCCTTAACTTTAGGCCAGGAACTTTCTGGCTATGTGGCCCAGTTGAACCACGGTCTAAAAGCACTTGAGAACACCTTACCGCACTTAAGCGAATTGGCTCTTGGAGGCACTGCTGTTGGAACAGGTTTGAATACCCCAAAAGGTTACAGCAAGCGTGTTGCAGAATATATCGCAGAATTTACTGGTTTACCTTTTGTAACTGCCCCTAATAAATTTGAAGCTTTGGCCGCACACGACGCCTTAGTAGAAACACATGGCGCATTAAAACAACTGGCCGTTTCATTAAATAAAATAGCCAATGATATTAGGCTGATGGCCTCAGGCCCGCGTTCTGGTATTGGTGAGATTATTATACCTGCCAACGAACCAGGAAGTTCAATCATGCCAGGTAAAGTAAACCCAACACAATGCGAAGCCTTAACCATGGTTTGTGCCCAAGTTATGGGTAACGATGTTGCGGTTTCGGTTGGTGGCCTTCAAGGACACTACGAACTTAACGTATTCAAGCCCGTTATGGCTGCAAATGTGTTACAATCTGCTGAATTAATAGGTAATGCTTGCGTTAGTTTTGAAGAAAATTGTGCCGTTGGTATTGAACCTAATCACGAGGTTATTACCAAATTACTTAACAACTCATTAATGCTGGTAACGGCCCTAAACACCAAAATAGGTTATTATAAAGCTGCCGAAATAGCGAATACAGCCCATAAAAACGGTACAACCTTAAAGGAAGAAGCCATTAATTTGGGGTATGTTACTGCCGAAGAATACGACGAATGGGTAAAACCAGAAGATATGGTTGGAAGCTTGAAATAA
- a CDS encoding peroxiredoxin: MATIRLGDEAPNFTAQSTEGEINFHEWLGDGWGILFSHPADYTPVCTTELGTVAKYKDEFDKRNVKVVALSVDGLESHKGWVNDINETQNTTVNFPIIADEDKKVSNLYDMIHPNADSNATVRSVFVIGDDKKVKLIITYPASTGRNFDELLRVIDSLQLTAYHKVATPANWNNGDDCVVVPAVETKDIPAIFPKGFKEVKPYLRMTPQPNLD; the protein is encoded by the coding sequence ATGGCAACAATTAGATTAGGAGATGAAGCTCCAAATTTTACTGCGCAATCTACCGAAGGCGAAATAAATTTTCACGAATGGTTAGGTGATGGTTGGGGTATTTTATTTTCGCATCCAGCCGATTATACACCAGTTTGTACTACCGAATTGGGAACAGTGGCCAAGTATAAAGATGAGTTCGACAAGCGCAACGTTAAAGTTGTTGCACTTAGTGTTGACGGACTGGAATCGCACAAAGGATGGGTTAATGATATTAATGAAACCCAAAATACCACAGTGAATTTCCCTATTATTGCAGACGAAGACAAAAAGGTATCCAACCTTTACGATATGATTCACCCAAACGCAGATAGTAATGCTACGGTACGTTCGGTTTTTGTTATTGGGGATGACAAAAAGGTGAAACTTATTATTACGTATCCAGCTTCAACAGGACGAAATTTTGATGAACTTTTACGTGTTATCGATTCATTACAACTTACAGCATACCATAAAGTGGCCACACCTGCAAACTGGAACAATGGTGATGATTGCGTTGTTGTTCCTGCTGTTGAGACCAAAGATATTCCCGCAATATTCCCTAAAGGATTTAAAGAGGTTAAACCATATTTACGCATGACACCACAACCGAATTTAGATTAG
- a CDS encoding TonB-dependent receptor, whose product MPKTIITSFVFFIFLNTILAQPKNPGLPNDRKINITGKVIDKETQQPLEYATVAFFSKKKSEIVEGGITDIDGKFNISVPSGLYDITFEYISYKKITLQNKSLSEDIDLGTIPLEINLEALDAVEVIAEKTTVEIKLDKKIYNIGKDLTTAGGTVSDALNNVPSVAVDIEGGISLRGNENVRILINGKPSAMAGFGDTNVLSQLPAEAIERVEVITSPSARYDAEGTAGILNIILRQKETLGFNGSLNLTVGNPDNAGVSANLNYRTEKFNLFSNLGFRYFDSPRNSFNDTEYFDKIEDGVVTSPDYERIVEDQKVTRLNRNYNASFGMEYFLSKKTSITGSIFYRYGEDADLSTNTSERFNGGSIVEETLRKEKQDEAGNNYQFALNYITKFDNSGHELTADFQYETGSEEQITSIHEDYIFTDQTNPTPFKDEKIKEIEDEKEYLFQVDYVLPIGENTRFEAGYRGNFENDLSDYILQQENIDNNSFFVNDTISNIFDYSENVNALYSQYGTKFGKFSFLLGLRLEHTQLKGKIDSKLTDQQLEDYYEFPIDTDFDKNYLGLFPTLNLIYNLGGNDTDSEESITLGYNRRINRPRGWFINPFPSRSSRTNVFQGNPNLNPAFASAFDLGYLKRWDKLTLTTSVYYQHETDSFEFILENTGQQTDDKIDIVRRIPVNLSTKKRTGGEFGILYNPNKWLRLNSSFNVFQFENEGEFNGRDYGYKNTSWFARLSSKVTLPAKIDWQTNAFYRGANENAQSENKGILSIDLAFSKEVFNDNATISLNVRDLLNSRKRKSLTTEETYQVYNESQWRQRQVNLSFRYRFNQQKQRNGRRGDQNGGGDDDMEFGQ is encoded by the coding sequence ATGCCGAAAACAATCATTACGTCTTTTGTGTTTTTTATTTTTTTAAACACTATACTTGCTCAACCTAAAAATCCTGGTTTACCAAACGATCGCAAAATAAACATAACAGGGAAAGTTATTGATAAAGAAACCCAACAGCCGTTGGAATACGCCACAGTAGCATTTTTTAGCAAAAAGAAGAGTGAAATTGTTGAAGGCGGAATAACCGACATTGACGGCAAGTTTAATATTTCGGTACCTAGTGGGCTTTACGACATTACTTTCGAATACATCTCTTATAAAAAAATCACGCTTCAAAACAAAAGCTTGTCGGAAGACATAGATTTGGGCACCATTCCTTTAGAAATAAATTTGGAGGCTCTTGATGCCGTTGAAGTTATTGCCGAAAAAACAACCGTTGAAATAAAACTCGACAAAAAAATATACAACATTGGCAAAGACCTTACCACTGCTGGTGGCACAGTAAGTGATGCACTTAACAATGTCCCATCGGTTGCTGTCGATATTGAGGGTGGTATTAGCCTAAGGGGTAACGAAAATGTTAGAATTTTAATAAACGGAAAACCTTCGGCCATGGCAGGTTTTGGCGACACCAATGTTTTGAGTCAGCTACCAGCCGAAGCCATTGAACGTGTAGAAGTCATCACCTCACCTTCTGCAAGATACGATGCCGAGGGTACGGCAGGTATTTTGAATATTATTCTTCGGCAAAAGGAAACTTTAGGGTTTAACGGCTCGTTAAACTTAACGGTTGGTAACCCTGATAATGCAGGGGTTTCTGCAAACCTAAATTACCGTACCGAAAAATTCAACCTGTTTTCTAACTTAGGGTTTAGGTATTTTGATTCTCCCCGAAATAGCTTCAACGACACTGAATATTTTGATAAAATAGAAGATGGTGTGGTAACATCTCCTGATTATGAAAGGATTGTAGAAGATCAAAAAGTAACCCGTTTAAATAGAAACTACAATGCCAGTTTTGGTATGGAGTATTTCCTTTCAAAGAAAACCTCTATAACTGGTAGTATATTTTACAGATATGGTGAAGATGCCGATTTATCAACCAATACTAGCGAACGCTTTAATGGCGGAAGCATTGTTGAAGAAACTTTGAGAAAGGAAAAACAAGACGAAGCCGGTAACAACTACCAATTTGCACTTAACTACATTACAAAATTTGATAATTCTGGTCACGAATTAACGGCTGATTTTCAATATGAAACGGGTTCGGAAGAACAGATAACCTCGATACATGAAGATTATATTTTTACCGACCAAACAAACCCCACACCCTTTAAAGACGAAAAAATAAAAGAAATTGAAGATGAAAAAGAATATTTGTTTCAAGTAGATTATGTATTGCCTATTGGCGAAAATACAAGGTTTGAAGCAGGTTACCGCGGTAATTTTGAAAACGACCTAAGTGACTATATCTTGCAACAAGAAAATATTGATAATAATAGCTTTTTTGTAAACGATACCATTTCCAATATTTTTGATTACTCCGAAAATGTAAATGCGCTTTACTCTCAATACGGCACCAAATTTGGAAAGTTTTCGTTCCTATTAGGTTTACGTTTAGAGCACACACAGTTAAAAGGTAAGATTGATTCCAAACTAACAGACCAACAATTAGAAGACTATTACGAGTTTCCTATCGATACCGATTTCGACAAAAACTATTTAGGCCTCTTCCCTACTTTGAATCTCATTTATAACTTAGGAGGAAACGACACAGATTCAGAGGAAAGTATTACGTTAGGATACAACCGAAGAATTAACAGGCCTCGTGGCTGGTTTATCAACCCATTTCCGTCGCGTTCCAGTAGGACAAATGTATTTCAGGGTAACCCGAACCTAAACCCGGCATTTGCTAGTGCTTTTGATCTGGGCTATCTAAAACGCTGGGATAAATTGACGCTCACCACTTCTGTTTATTACCAACATGAAACCGATTCATTTGAATTTATTTTGGAAAATACTGGGCAACAAACAGATGATAAAATAGATATTGTTAGAAGAATTCCAGTTAACCTTTCCACTAAAAAAAGAACAGGTGGCGAATTTGGTATACTTTATAACCCCAACAAATGGTTGAGATTAAACTCCAGTTTCAATGTGTTTCAATTTGAAAACGAAGGCGAATTTAATGGACGCGATTATGGCTACAAAAACACCAGTTGGTTTGCACGCTTGAGCAGCAAAGTAACCTTACCCGCTAAAATCGATTGGCAAACTAATGCCTTTTATCGAGGTGCAAATGAAAATGCCCAAAGCGAGAATAAAGGCATCCTTTCAATTGACTTAGCTTTTAGTAAAGAAGTTTTTAATGATAATGCCACCATCTCACTTAACGTAAGGGATTTATTAAACTCACGAAAGCGAAAAAGTTTAACCACCGAAGAAACATACCAAGTTTATAACGAATCGCAATGGAGGCAGCGCCAGGTAAACTTATCGTTTAGATACCGATTTAACCAACAAAAGCAACGCAATGGCCGTAGAGGTGACCAAAACGGTGGCGGCGATGATGATATGGAGTTTGGACAATAA
- the arsC gene encoding arsenate reductase (glutaredoxin) (This arsenate reductase requires both glutathione and glutaredoxin to convert arsenate to arsenite, after which the efflux transporter formed by ArsA and ArsB can extrude the arsenite from the cell, providing resistance.) — protein MITIYHNNRCTKSRQGLALIEDSGKDFEIVKYLENPPSEGELKKIIALLNIKPINLVRKNEAIWKENYKGKELSDAEIITAMAQNPKLIERPIVINGKKAVIGRPTEKIQDII, from the coding sequence ATGATCACAATATACCACAATAATAGATGTACAAAATCCAGACAAGGCTTAGCCCTTATTGAAGATTCCGGAAAAGACTTTGAAATTGTAAAATATTTGGAAAATCCACCTTCTGAAGGCGAACTCAAAAAAATAATCGCACTATTGAATATCAAACCAATTAATTTAGTGCGAAAAAACGAAGCCATTTGGAAAGAAAATTACAAAGGAAAAGAACTAAGCGATGCCGAAATTATTACCGCAATGGCACAAAACCCTAAACTTATAGAACGCCCGATAGTTATAAATGGAAAAAAAGCGGTTATAGGCAGGCCAACAGAGAAAATTCAAGATATAATATAA